In Clostridiales bacterium, a genomic segment contains:
- a CDS encoding putative DNA binding domain-containing protein: MNFGIENETVEFKKSTSELKEAMESVCAMLNKHGFGTVYFGILPNGEVCGQVVNESTLRDVSRKVYESISPQIIPTISKKVVDNKDIIELSFKGYDRPYTNKGTFYIRSADEDRILPLNELRQMFEYNKKDSWDEMLSDYSLDDVDLDTLDKFFKKATACGRIKDKSYNPEKLLIKLNLLKQGKLTNAGYYLFSKNKPITLNMAVFATDEKLTFLDINRVEGNIFDLIEEAYDYVKKNIRWKADIVGLQRIETPEIPLRSLREIICNSFAHARYHSNTLHEITIHPGLIRIYNPGEFPIGYKPEDFVNEDLPSMVRNPMILKILFLSDDVESYSSGFKRVYDECKKNNVPVDYIIAQEGFTFIFRRFDINKSQKRVLSDEEKRIIELLKENPYMSAESLSDMFNKSPRSIQRILASLKADGFIERVGYTKGYWIVY, from the coding sequence TAGAAAACGAAACCGTAGAGTTTAAAAAAAGTACTAGCGAATTAAAAGAAGCAATGGAATCTGTTTGTGCAATGCTTAATAAACATGGATTCGGAACGGTTTATTTTGGGATTTTGCCTAATGGTGAAGTATGTGGACAAGTTGTAAACGAATCTACCTTGCGTGATGTGTCTCGTAAAGTATATGAATCAATATCGCCTCAAATTATACCAACTATTTCAAAAAAGGTCGTTGATAATAAGGATATAATAGAGTTATCATTTAAAGGATATGATAGACCTTATACTAATAAAGGCACTTTTTATATTAGATCAGCAGATGAGGATAGAATTCTCCCATTAAATGAATTAAGACAAATGTTTGAATATAACAAAAAAGACAGTTGGGATGAGATGCTATCTGATTACTCGTTGGATGATGTTGATTTAGATACATTAGACAAGTTTTTCAAAAAAGCTACTGCTTGTGGAAGAATTAAAGATAAAAGTTATAATCCAGAGAAGTTATTAATTAAATTGAATCTTCTTAAACAGGGGAAACTAACTAATGCAGGTTATTATTTATTTTCCAAGAACAAACCTATCACATTAAATATGGCAGTTTTTGCAACAGATGAAAAACTTACTTTTTTAGATATTAATCGTGTAGAAGGAAATATTTTTGATTTAATTGAAGAAGCATACGATTATGTTAAGAAAAATATAAGGTGGAAAGCAGATATCGTAGGATTACAAAGAATTGAGACACCCGAAATTCCTTTAAGATCATTGAGAGAGATTATTTGTAATAGTTTTGCTCATGCGAGATATCATTCTAATACACTACATGAAATTACGATTCATCCTGGTTTAATAAGAATATATAATCCTGGTGAGTTTCCAATAGGTTATAAACCAGAAGATTTTGTGAATGAGGATCTTCCTTCAATGGTTAGAAATCCAATGATATTAAAAATCTTGTTTTTATCAGATGATGTTGAATCTTATAGTAGTGGTTTTAAAAGAGTATATGATGAATGCAAAAAGAACAATGTTCCTGTTGATTATATAATTGCTCAAGAAGGATTTACCTTTATATTCAGAAGATTTGATATAAATAAATCTCAAAAGAGAGTTTTATCTGATGAAGAAAAAAGGATAATAGAATTACTTAAAGAGAATCCATATATGTCTGCAGAATCGCTAAGTGATATGTTTAACAAATCACCACGTTCTATACAGAGAATACTTGCATCGTTAAAAGCAGATGGTTTTATAGAAAGAGTTGGCTATACAAAAGGTTATTGGATTGTTTATTAA